A stretch of Babylonia areolata isolate BAREFJ2019XMU chromosome 23, ASM4173473v1, whole genome shotgun sequence DNA encodes these proteins:
- the LOC143297573 gene encoding uncharacterized protein LOC143297573 translates to MGYPESEHASWEMRRRLKVEVMRLTEFNPMVQPDSLRLKLFGVLKKMTNVLQTLDSQSANAASLRPDLENMIESMENIRLKLNSQRYDSQPQNVQKQLLKHEAQCLRLKYAELKKSYKQTPGSEHLFWEHQYLKLERQRLELQKCRLSLEEQLTTLQNRRRQGPATEPDTSA, encoded by the coding sequence ATGGGATATCCGGAGAGCGAGCATGCGTCTTGGGAGATGCGTCGACGTCTCAAAGTGGAGGTCATGCGTCTGACTGAATTCAACCCCATGGTGCAACCGGACAGCCTTCGTCTGAAACTGTTCGGCGTGCTGAAGAAGATGACAAACGTGCTTCAGACGCTTGACAGTCAGTCTGCGAACGCAGCGAGCCTACGCCCGGATCTGGAGAACATGATAGAGAGTATGGAGAACATACGTCTGAAACTGAACAGCCAACGGTACGACAGCCAGCCTCAGAATGTGCAGAAGCAACTTCTGAAACACGAAGCTCAATGTCTGCGGCTCAAGTACGCAGAATTGAAGAAGAGCTACAAACAGACGCCAGGGAGCGAGCATCTGTTCTGGGAACATCAATACCTGAAGCTGGAACGGCAACGTCTGGAGCTGCAGAAGTGTCGTCTGAGCTTGGAGGAACAACTTACCACGCTGCAGAACCGACGCCGTCAGGGTCCGGCAACGGAGCCAGACACCAGTGCATGA